The sequence below is a genomic window from Patescibacteria group bacterium.
TTTCTCCATACATAATGTCCGTCATTTATTAGGTTATTTGCCCTAAGCTTATCAAAAATATGATTTTTTTTCAAATCAAAAACGCCCATTTAATCGGGGCGTTCTTTTTACTCTTCATCATCTCTATCCGCAGTAGTAGGCTCGTGAAAAATATAATCTTGCTCGCAAGTGCAAGGATCTTGTTCGCAAATGGGACATGGATCAGACATAGTCATTGGCTAATGAACATTTAATATTTAATGAAAAAATTATTCTTAAAAAGAATAATAAAATAAATTAAAAAATTATGCAAGAGGAAACTGTGCATAACTTTGATAAATCACAAAATCCAAATACCAAACTTCAAATAAATTTTAAAATCCAAGCACCAAATACAAAACAAGTTTGTAATTTGTAATTTAAAGATTGGGATTTATTTGTGATTTGAGATTTGTTATTTGGTGCTTAAAATGGTTATTCTAACTTTCCCTAAATCACTTTGTTTGGGTAAGTGTTTTAATAAACCATTTTTGGCTCCCATTCTCTGGATTACCCCATTGGCGTTTAAAATTGCTAAACGCAAACCATAATCCCAATCATTTTTTAATATCATCCCGGTACAAAAACCAGAACCAAAAGCATCGCCAGCGCCTGTTGTATTAATCGCTTTGCTGCTTAGAGCCTTTGTATAGTAAATTAAGGTGCCATCACTTAAATAAGCGCCATTAGCGCCATCTGTGACAAGATTATAACCCGGGCTTAAGTGATTTAATTCCTTAAAAATTGCTTTAATTTCTTTTTGGCCAGTTAACTTTTGCGCCTCCTCTTTATTTAGATTAAAAATATAAGTCTGCCTAATTAAGTTTTTTAATTTTTTAATTCCTAAATTCAACTCATCACTTCCCGGGTTCCAGCTGATTTTAATTTTCTTCTTTTTGGCAAATGCAAAAATTTTATTCAATAATTTTAAATTGCCGGCTAAAGAAGTGAGATAAAACCATTTGGTTTTTAATTTTGGCCAATTAATTTCTTTTTCAGAAAAATTAGCGCTGGCGCCGCGATAAACCAAAACTGTCCGATCTCCTTCGGGCATTAATAAAATTGTAGAATAGGCGGTTTTATGATTTTTGTCAGCGATTAACTGGCTGATATCTATTTTTTTATCAGCCAAGGTGTGCATTATCTCCAAGCCATAGATATCCTTGCCCACGCGCGAAACAACCGCCGGGCTTAAGCCCAAATTGGCAAAAGTGTAAACGGAATTAGTGGCTCCCCCGCCTGTATCAAAATAAATATCACCTAATTCAACTTTGGAGCCATAAGCAAAGCATTCCCCCACTCCGGTTTTAAATTCACTGGATTTAATTAATTTAAAATTTTTGGATACTAAAAATACATCTTTAGTGGAAGAACCGATGGATATAATGTCGTGCATAAGTATAGGTTAATTTTGTTATTAATGAAAACTATTAAACACGGATTATTTTCACGGATGCGCACGGATATTTTTCTAGTTAATTATTCGTTTAACTCTGACCCCATCCTTATTAAATATTATCAGTAAACCCAGCCTTAAATGATTCGCTTTTAAATAACTAAGGACTTGCTTAATATCC
It includes:
- a CDS encoding carbohydrate kinase family protein codes for the protein MHDIISIGSSTKDVFLVSKNFKLIKSSEFKTGVGECFAYGSKVELGDIYFDTGGGATNSVYTFANLGLSPAVVSRVGKDIYGLEIMHTLADKKIDISQLIADKNHKTAYSTILLMPEGDRTVLVYRGASANFSEKEINWPKLKTKWFYLTSLAGNLKLLNKIFAFAKKKKIKISWNPGSDELNLGIKKLKNLIRQTYIFNLNKEEAQKLTGQKEIKAIFKELNHLSPGYNLVTDGANGAYLSDGTLIYYTKALSSKAINTTGAGDAFGSGFCTGMILKNDWDYGLRLAILNANGVIQRMGAKNGLLKHLPKQSDLGKVRITILSTK